The genomic DNA CGACCTGGTCGGCAGCCTGGCCGCCGTGACGTCCCCACCGTACGACGTCGTCGTACGCCCCGACGGTCTGCACCACCTCCAGGACGCCGACCCGCACAACATCGTCCGCCTGATCCTCCCGCAGGCCGTCACCCCCAGTGCCCGCAACGAACAGGCCGCCGACACCCTGCACCGCTGGCTCTCCGAGGGAGTCCTCACCACCGACCCCGAGCCCGGCCTGTACGTCTACGAACAGAGCGACGGCAACGGCCTGTTGCAACGCGGCGTCATCGGCGCGCTGCGCCTGTCCGACCCGTCGGAGGGCGTGGTCCTACCGCACGAGGACGTCATGCCGCACGTGGTCGCGGACCGCGCGGCCCTCATGCGCGCCACCTCCGCGAACCTGGAACCCCTGCTCCTGACCTACCGGGGCAACGGCTCACCGGCCGACACGACGACGATCGTCGAGCGCATCGCGGAGCACCCCGCCCTGCTCTCGACCACTACGGAGGACGGCTACAGCCACCGCCTCTGGTCGGTCACCGACCCCACCGACCTGGCCCGCATCCAGACGGACCTCGCCCACCACCAGGCCCTGATCGCCGACGGCCACCACCGCTGGGCTACCTACCGACGTCTACGCGCGGAGCACCCCTCCCCCAGCCCCTGGGACTACGGTCTGGTCCTCCTCGTCGACACGGCCCGCTACCCGCTCCGCGTCCGCGCGATCCACCGCCTTCTGCACGGGCTCCCGGTGGCCGACGCGCTGTCGTCGCTGGACGGCCTCTTCCGCGTACGA from Streptomyces sp. NBC_01478 includes the following:
- a CDS encoding DUF1015 domain-containing protein; the protein is MNTAGHSEATERRGLELTPFRGLRYDPDLVGSLAAVTSPPYDVVVRPDGLHHLQDADPHNIVRLILPQAVTPSARNEQAADTLHRWLSEGVLTTDPEPGLYVYEQSDGNGLLQRGVIGALRLSDPSEGVVLPHEDVMPHVVADRAALMRATSANLEPLLLTYRGNGSPADTTTIVERIAEHPALLSTTTEDGYSHRLWSVTDPTDLARIQTDLAHHQALIADGHHRWATYRRLRAEHPSPSPWDYGLVLLVDTARYPLRVRAIHRLLHGLPVADALSSLDGLFRVRRLEVPLPEALEVLADAACAGNAFLLAGDGAFHLVDHPDPDLLARTIPADRPAAWRTLDATVLHATLLDHVWLIPEDDPARIAYIHDTAATVRKAERDGGTAVLMHPVREEVVRDLARQGVTMPRKSTSFGPKPASGLVLRALDV